A DNA window from Janibacter sp. A1S7 contains the following coding sequences:
- a CDS encoding FdrA family protein, with amino-acid sequence MTNSPGEAGFTHVERRPGAYADSVALLQVSKDVAAVDGVRAAQVAMATPLNLDVIASMGFDLPETSPNDMVVAVRLDDESRLDAALAAVDAALAAVTKRGGSSESSEEAPRTIGTAIKRTGTALALVSVPGPNATVEAMDALDAGQDVLIFSDNVPVEQEVALKRIASDRDLLVMGPDCGTAMVDGVGLGFANTVRPGPVGIVAASGTGCQQLMCLLDHAGVGMTAALGVGGRDLSTEVGALATRQAMRRLDADPSTELIVVVSKPPAEDVAGELRAYAETLATPVHFALLGAGQPDLTASAEAILTTLGRTVPQWPMWGSAPEQVSSGRLRGLFAGGTLCDESMLLASESLGPVHSNIPLDPAHALDSSLTAEGTVMIDFGDDSMTAGRAHPMIDPTIRMDHLARTAADPECSVVLMDVVLGHGADADPAATAAPAIREAIASAQADGRRLAVLVSCVGTADDPQVLSTQAQALADAGAEVHLSNARATRRALTLIGAAS; translated from the coding sequence ATGACGAATTCACCCGGCGAAGCCGGTTTCACCCACGTCGAGCGCCGTCCCGGGGCGTACGCCGACTCCGTCGCCCTGCTGCAGGTGAGCAAGGACGTCGCCGCGGTCGACGGCGTCCGCGCCGCCCAGGTCGCGATGGCCACACCGTTGAACCTGGACGTCATCGCCTCGATGGGCTTCGACCTGCCGGAGACCTCCCCGAACGACATGGTCGTGGCCGTCCGTCTGGACGACGAGAGCCGTCTGGACGCCGCCCTGGCCGCCGTCGACGCCGCTCTGGCCGCCGTGACCAAGCGGGGCGGGTCCTCGGAGAGCAGCGAGGAGGCCCCCCGCACCATCGGCACCGCGATCAAGCGCACCGGTACCGCACTGGCGCTGGTCTCCGTACCGGGGCCCAACGCCACCGTCGAGGCCATGGACGCGCTCGACGCCGGACAGGACGTGCTCATCTTCAGCGACAACGTGCCCGTGGAGCAGGAGGTCGCCCTCAAGCGCATCGCCAGCGACCGGGACCTGCTCGTCATGGGACCCGACTGCGGCACCGCGATGGTCGACGGAGTCGGTCTCGGGTTCGCCAACACGGTCCGGCCCGGGCCCGTCGGCATCGTCGCAGCCTCCGGGACCGGCTGCCAGCAGCTGATGTGCCTGCTCGACCACGCAGGCGTCGGCATGACCGCCGCGCTCGGCGTGGGCGGTCGGGACCTGAGCACCGAGGTCGGCGCGCTGGCCACCCGCCAGGCGATGCGTCGACTTGACGCCGACCCGTCCACCGAGCTGATCGTCGTGGTCTCCAAGCCGCCCGCGGAGGACGTCGCCGGCGAGCTGCGCGCCTACGCCGAGACGCTCGCCACCCCGGTGCACTTCGCCCTCCTCGGCGCCGGCCAGCCTGACCTGACCGCATCGGCGGAGGCGATCCTGACCACCCTCGGCCGGACGGTTCCGCAGTGGCCGATGTGGGGATCGGCCCCCGAGCAGGTCTCCTCCGGTCGGCTGCGCGGCCTCTTCGCGGGGGGCACCCTCTGCGACGAGTCGATGCTCCTGGCCAGCGAGAGCCTGGGGCCGGTGCACAGCAACATCCCCCTCGACCCGGCCCACGCACTCGACTCCTCCCTGACCGCCGAGGGCACCGTGATGATCGACTTCGGTGATGACTCGATGACGGCCGGACGCGCCCACCCGATGATCGACCCGACCATCCGGATGGACCACCTGGCCCGGACCGCGGCGGACCCGGAGTGCTCGGTCGTCCTGATGGACGTCGTCCTCGGGCACGGCGCCGACGCCGACCCGGCCGCCACCGCCGCCCCGGCCATTCGGGAGGCCATCGCCTCCGCGCAGGCGGACGGCCGTCGCCTGGCGGTTCTCGTCTCCTGCGTCGGCACCGCCGACGACCCCCAGGTCCTCAGCACCCAAGCGCAGGCGCTGGCCGACGCCGGCGCCGAGGTCCACCTCTCCAACGCCCGGGCCACCCGCCGGGCCCTGACGCTGATCGGAGCCGCATCATGA
- a CDS encoding NAD(P)/FAD-dependent oxidoreductase, with translation MTVSSSNRPERVVVVGSGFAGFEAARGVSRRLRRAERPAEVVLVSMHDYMLYTPLLPDVAGGLIDPRYVAVPLANELPGVSLRPGCVDGVDLQARTLHVSGCAPEDEEMHWDRLVLTPGSVTKLLGVPGVAEHARGLKTVAEALYLREQFLYQLELAEHERDPEVRQARRTVVVVGASYAGTELVAQLHALAQDHARQRGKPSGQARFVLIDLADRVMPEVGDKLGDRALQSLRGRGIEVRLGTSLEELTAEEATLTDGDVIGTRTVAWVTGVTGAPMLGTLDLPLTKGRLAVNADLSVPGHPHVFAAGDAAAVPDLASKDKDAITPPTAQHAVRQGKAVARNVAASLGVGSSRRYKHRNLGLVVDLGPKYAVANPLGVRLSGWPAKIAARGYHLASLPRSANRWATALAWTAEVTSDRPISRLGLVSADEAGFRASEGITDE, from the coding sequence GTGACCGTCTCGAGCAGCAACCGCCCCGAACGGGTGGTCGTCGTCGGCAGCGGGTTCGCCGGATTCGAGGCGGCCCGAGGAGTCTCCCGACGGCTGCGCCGCGCCGAGCGACCTGCCGAGGTCGTGCTCGTCTCGATGCACGACTACATGCTCTACACCCCCTTGCTTCCCGACGTGGCGGGCGGGCTCATCGATCCGCGCTACGTGGCGGTGCCGCTGGCCAACGAGCTGCCGGGGGTCTCGCTGCGACCGGGTTGCGTCGACGGTGTCGACCTGCAGGCGCGGACGCTGCACGTCAGCGGCTGCGCGCCCGAGGACGAGGAGATGCACTGGGACCGGTTGGTCCTCACGCCGGGGTCGGTGACCAAGCTCCTCGGCGTGCCCGGGGTCGCCGAGCACGCCCGCGGCCTGAAGACCGTCGCGGAGGCGTTGTACCTGCGCGAGCAGTTCCTGTACCAGCTCGAGCTCGCCGAGCACGAGCGCGACCCCGAGGTGCGACAGGCCCGACGCACGGTCGTCGTCGTGGGCGCCTCGTACGCGGGGACGGAGCTCGTCGCCCAGCTGCACGCGCTCGCGCAGGACCATGCGCGTCAGCGCGGCAAGCCTTCGGGCCAGGCCCGCTTCGTCCTGATCGACCTCGCCGACCGGGTCATGCCCGAGGTCGGTGACAAGCTCGGCGACCGTGCGCTGCAGTCGCTGCGGGGACGGGGCATCGAGGTCCGCCTGGGCACGAGCCTCGAGGAACTCACGGCGGAGGAGGCCACGCTGACCGACGGCGACGTCATCGGCACGCGGACGGTCGCCTGGGTGACGGGCGTGACGGGTGCACCGATGCTCGGGACGCTCGACCTGCCGCTGACGAAGGGTCGCCTCGCCGTCAACGCGGACCTGTCCGTCCCGGGCCACCCGCACGTCTTCGCGGCCGGTGATGCCGCGGCCGTGCCGGACCTCGCGAGCAAGGACAAGGACGCGATCACCCCGCCGACCGCGCAGCACGCGGTGCGTCAGGGCAAGGCCGTCGCGCGCAACGTCGCGGCGAGCCTCGGCGTGGGCAGCAGCCGGCGCTACAAGCACCGCAACCTCGGTCTGGTGGTCGACCTGGGACCGAAGTACGCCGTGGCGAACCCCCTGGGTGTCAGGTTGTCCGGGTGGCCGGCCAAGATCGCCGCCCGCGGCTATCACCTGGCGTCCCTGCCACGGTCGGCCAACCGCTGGGCGACCGCGCTCGCGTGGACCGCCGAGGTGACCAGCGACCGGCCGATCTCCCGCCTCGGGTTGGTCAGTGCCGACGAGGCCGGCTTCCGCGCCAGCGAGGGCATCACCGACGAGTGA
- a CDS encoding PucR family transcriptional regulator, translated as MSHSYRVPLRDVLKVDVMRNTSVLAGRSGLDRVVTRLNVMEVPDIVDWVRPHALLVTAGYPLVGLSEARFIELLRSLVDRDVAALGIKIGRYVNEIPSAVLDVADDLGFPILSLSADMAFDDLLEEVHVRLTDVQADVLQRTDALHAALEGLLLEGAGLDEIAGRISEVLGLGILVTTVDGRELAGALTEHMREVLVAADAFDDTGRFRVERARLQPMPVGEGQVLVQPVVAASSDLARLVAFDPDRAVPKDDVHALQRASAVAALLITQQQAVNAVESKYRGDFLRDVLSGRAGEAQRIAEYAEGLGWSLDLPAMVVTATLDPQRSDSEVPTTTRRAWHERFFLAWNKVVASHSKSFPSADFFDEVVSVISVPAHLREDPQADTAYLQAQVGKIVTAVAGDGGGRRRPFSVGTSRLAHSLEELPAAYGQARRANEVGRRFNGDRSTSHFDDLGIHRLIGLIPDRDEMAAFARDVLGELAGADAEHESLRETLQVLLDTNLNVAEASRVQFVHYNTMRYRIAKLEQIVGPFTTDAVLRLNLAVALKVHEVSF; from the coding sequence ATGAGCCACAGTTACCGGGTTCCGCTACGGGACGTGCTGAAGGTCGACGTGATGCGCAACACCTCGGTGCTGGCGGGACGGTCCGGGCTCGACCGTGTGGTCACGCGGTTGAACGTGATGGAGGTCCCGGACATCGTCGACTGGGTCCGTCCGCACGCACTGCTGGTCACCGCCGGTTACCCCCTCGTCGGTCTCAGCGAGGCCCGCTTCATCGAGTTGCTGCGCTCGCTCGTCGACCGCGACGTCGCGGCGCTTGGCATCAAGATCGGCCGGTACGTCAACGAGATCCCGTCCGCCGTGCTCGACGTGGCCGACGACCTCGGGTTCCCCATCCTCTCCCTGTCCGCGGACATGGCCTTCGACGACCTCCTCGAGGAGGTCCACGTGAGGCTGACCGACGTCCAGGCGGACGTGCTCCAACGCACTGACGCCCTGCACGCAGCCCTTGAAGGGCTGCTTCTCGAGGGGGCAGGGCTGGATGAGATCGCCGGGCGCATCTCCGAGGTGCTCGGCCTGGGCATCCTGGTCACGACCGTGGATGGGCGCGAACTCGCGGGTGCGCTCACCGAGCACATGCGGGAGGTGCTCGTGGCGGCCGACGCCTTCGACGACACCGGGCGCTTCCGGGTCGAGCGGGCGAGGCTGCAACCGATGCCCGTCGGCGAGGGGCAGGTGCTCGTGCAACCCGTGGTCGCCGCCAGCAGCGACCTGGCGCGGCTCGTCGCCTTCGACCCGGACCGGGCGGTGCCCAAGGACGACGTCCATGCACTGCAGCGGGCCTCGGCCGTCGCTGCGCTCCTGATCACTCAGCAGCAGGCGGTCAACGCGGTGGAGTCGAAGTACCGCGGGGACTTCCTGCGGGACGTCCTCAGCGGGCGGGCGGGTGAGGCCCAGCGCATCGCGGAGTACGCGGAGGGGCTCGGGTGGAGCCTCGACCTGCCCGCGATGGTGGTCACCGCCACGCTCGATCCCCAGCGCTCGGACTCGGAGGTGCCCACGACCACGCGTCGGGCGTGGCACGAGCGCTTCTTCCTGGCCTGGAACAAGGTCGTCGCCTCGCACAGCAAGAGCTTTCCGTCGGCCGACTTCTTCGACGAGGTGGTCAGCGTGATCTCGGTGCCCGCGCATCTGCGTGAGGACCCGCAGGCCGACACCGCGTACCTGCAGGCCCAGGTGGGCAAGATCGTCACCGCGGTGGCCGGGGACGGCGGTGGTCGGCGTCGCCCCTTCTCGGTGGGGACCAGTCGGCTGGCGCACAGCCTCGAGGAGCTGCCCGCCGCCTACGGGCAGGCCCGCCGGGCGAACGAGGTCGGTCGCCGGTTCAACGGGGACCGGAGCACATCCCACTTCGACGACCTGGGCATCCACCGCCTCATCGGTCTCATCCCCGACCGGGACGAGATGGCGGCCTTCGCCCGCGACGTCCTCGGCGAGCTCGCCGGCGCCGACGCCGAGCACGAGAGCCTGCGCGAGACCCTGCAGGTGCTGCTGGACACGAACCTGAACGTCGCGGAGGCCTCCCGGGTGCAGTTCGTGCACTACAACACGATGCGCTACCGGATCGCCAAGCTGGAGCAGATCGTGGGTCCATTCACCACGGATGCGGTCCTGAGGCTGAACCTCGCAGTGGCCCTGAAGGTGCACGAAGTATCCTTCTGA
- a CDS encoding threonine/serine ThrE exporter family protein, with protein MTTTAAQDTRRLLAWLGAGLLAGGMPVHEVEEDVREAAQTLGHVGIEVAASPTGLWVSLTSGDAATFEGVDGGVRLDQLAEVTAVHAALTAGTLPPADALARLAVLRQHPHRYPAYGLPLGIFLIGTGVALVLAPAWTSVLFAAVLSQVIAGLMMLSGRTLLVSTLMPFLAAFASAMAAFGAAEIGLVDAPLWTLVPPIAVLLPGALIVTGLTELSAGAMVAGTSRLAYGATQLLLATLGVGAAVAVLGVPLSRINGERPDQLGLWAPLLGLLLVAVGISLLESVPPSLVPALLLTIGATVIAQELGRATDQGPWLGAFLGASAASLVATLVEFVRPQVPRVVAFLPSFWLLVPGSLGLVSVAQIESSPAAGVVAAAEVLVIVAAIALGVLVGAALAHPLRDIARRLSPARRRFVRQLAVRSARRPRRSGGPQGPTP; from the coding sequence GTGACCACGACCGCCGCCCAGGACACCCGCCGACTGCTCGCCTGGCTCGGCGCCGGGCTGCTCGCCGGCGGCATGCCGGTCCACGAGGTCGAGGAGGACGTGCGGGAGGCTGCGCAGACCCTCGGCCACGTCGGCATCGAGGTCGCTGCCTCGCCCACCGGGCTCTGGGTGTCGCTGACCAGTGGCGACGCGGCCACCTTCGAGGGTGTCGACGGCGGGGTCCGGCTCGATCAGCTCGCCGAGGTGACGGCCGTGCACGCGGCCCTCACCGCCGGCACCCTCCCACCGGCCGATGCCCTGGCCAGGCTGGCGGTCCTGCGTCAGCATCCGCACCGCTATCCCGCCTACGGTCTGCCGCTGGGCATCTTCCTCATCGGCACCGGGGTCGCCCTCGTCCTGGCGCCGGCATGGACGTCGGTGCTCTTCGCCGCCGTGCTCAGCCAGGTCATCGCCGGACTGATGATGCTCAGTGGTCGCACCCTCCTCGTCAGCACCCTGATGCCCTTCCTGGCGGCCTTCGCGTCGGCCATGGCCGCCTTCGGCGCGGCCGAGATCGGACTCGTCGACGCACCGCTGTGGACGCTCGTCCCCCCGATCGCCGTGCTGCTGCCGGGGGCCCTCATCGTCACCGGCCTCACCGAGCTGTCCGCGGGCGCGATGGTGGCCGGCACGTCCCGGCTGGCCTACGGCGCGACCCAGCTGCTGCTGGCCACCCTCGGAGTCGGGGCGGCCGTCGCCGTGCTGGGCGTCCCGCTCTCGCGGATCAACGGTGAGCGCCCGGACCAGTTGGGCCTGTGGGCGCCCCTCCTCGGCCTGCTGCTCGTCGCCGTGGGCATCTCCCTGCTCGAGTCCGTGCCCCCGTCCCTCGTCCCGGCGCTGCTCCTGACGATCGGCGCGACCGTCATCGCGCAGGAGCTCGGCCGCGCGACGGACCAGGGTCCGTGGCTCGGCGCCTTCCTCGGCGCCTCCGCCGCGAGCCTCGTCGCGACGTTGGTGGAGTTCGTCAGGCCGCAGGTGCCCCGCGTCGTCGCCTTCCTGCCGAGCTTCTGGCTGCTCGTGCCCGGGTCGCTGGGGCTCGTCTCCGTGGCCCAGATCGAGTCCTCCCCTGCCGCCGGTGTCGTCGCCGCGGCCGAGGTCCTCGTCATCGTGGCAGCCATCGCCCTCGGGGTCCTCGTCGGCGCCGCGCTCGCCCACCCGCTGCGCGACATCGCCCGCAGGCTCAGTCCTGCGCGTCGGCGGTTCGTTCGGCAGCTGGCCGTGCGGTCTGCACGCCGCCCCCGCAGGTCCGGCGGCCCGCAGGGGCCCACTCCCTGA
- a CDS encoding DUF1116 domain-containing protein: MTTTHTSLETGVSSAGVGIFADALDAQAVPVTRVDWRPPMAGTEADLATVVTDPLRAEANRRAVEAVLAVQAMVVDVAPAHEVLGLQKGEFLHAGPPLSWENASGPMRGALMGAAALEGLVEDPEDAEALFASGEGVSLAPCHSRRAVGPMAGVVSPSMWMWVLEDPEDGRRTYCSLNEGLGKVLRYGAYAPEVLERLRWMSRTLGPLLAEAVRATGPIDATAILGQMLQMGDEAHNRNRAGTLMLLRDLAPALVTSDADPSDVAEALAFMGGNDHFFLNVAMPACKLQLDAARGIEGSTMVVAMARNGTEFGIQVAGTDDEWFTGPAQIADGLFLGDFGPEDANPDIGDSAITETAGIGGFSMATAPAIVRFVGGSVPDALATTRRMGEITLAENNRWAIPVLEFMGAPTGIDVTKVCRTSILPQINTGMAGRLAGVGQVGAGLVTPPGEIFPKALAALATRTRSRADRSG; this comes from the coding sequence ATGACGACGACCCACACCAGCCTCGAGACCGGGGTCTCCTCCGCGGGTGTCGGCATCTTCGCCGACGCCCTGGATGCCCAGGCCGTTCCCGTCACCCGCGTCGACTGGCGCCCCCCGATGGCGGGCACCGAGGCCGACCTGGCCACGGTCGTCACCGACCCCCTTCGCGCCGAGGCGAACCGTCGTGCCGTCGAGGCGGTCCTGGCGGTGCAGGCCATGGTCGTCGACGTCGCCCCGGCCCACGAGGTGCTCGGCCTGCAGAAGGGCGAGTTCCTCCACGCCGGACCCCCGCTGAGCTGGGAGAACGCCTCCGGTCCGATGCGCGGGGCCCTGATGGGAGCCGCCGCCCTCGAGGGCCTCGTGGAGGACCCCGAGGACGCCGAGGCACTCTTCGCCTCGGGAGAGGGAGTCAGCCTGGCGCCCTGCCACAGCCGCCGCGCCGTCGGCCCGATGGCCGGCGTCGTCTCGCCGTCGATGTGGATGTGGGTCCTGGAGGACCCCGAGGACGGTCGCCGGACGTACTGCTCCCTGAACGAGGGACTGGGCAAGGTCCTGCGCTACGGCGCCTACGCGCCCGAGGTCCTCGAGCGCCTGCGGTGGATGTCGCGGACGCTCGGTCCACTGCTGGCCGAGGCGGTCCGGGCGACGGGGCCCATCGACGCCACGGCCATCCTCGGTCAGATGCTCCAGATGGGCGACGAGGCGCACAACCGCAACCGCGCCGGGACCCTGATGCTCCTGCGGGACCTGGCGCCGGCACTGGTGACATCCGATGCCGACCCGTCCGACGTCGCCGAGGCCTTGGCGTTCATGGGCGGCAACGACCACTTCTTCCTCAACGTCGCCATGCCGGCGTGCAAGCTCCAGCTCGACGCGGCGCGCGGTATCGAGGGATCGACCATGGTGGTCGCGATGGCCCGCAACGGCACCGAGTTCGGCATCCAGGTCGCCGGGACGGACGACGAGTGGTTCACCGGGCCGGCGCAGATCGCCGACGGCCTCTTCCTGGGTGACTTCGGTCCCGAGGACGCCAACCCCGACATCGGGGACTCGGCGATCACCGAGACCGCCGGGATCGGCGGGTTCTCGATGGCGACCGCGCCGGCGATCGTCCGGTTCGTCGGCGGGTCGGTGCCCGACGCGTTGGCCACCACGCGCCGAATGGGTGAGATCACCCTGGCGGAGAACAACCGCTGGGCGATCCCGGTGCTGGAGTTCATGGGTGCGCCCACGGGTATCGACGTCACCAAGGTCTGCCGGACCAGCATCCTCCCGCAGATCAACACCGGCATGGCCGGCCGCCTCGCCGGGGTCGGTCAGGTGGGCGCCGGCCTCGTCACGCCGCCCGGGGAGATCTTTCCCAAGGCCCTCGCCGCGCTGGCCACCAGGACCCGTTCCCGGGCGGACCGGTCCGGCTGA
- a CDS encoding uracil-xanthine permease family protein, whose translation MASIFQWTEVHGGKTPPPGESVGPHERMSWGRTIGIGVQHVVAMFGATFVFPVVMGLDPNLAILFSGLMTILFLVIVKNWVPSYLGTSAAFVGVVAAIRAQGGDSADVTGAIMAAGIVMGLVGVMVHFAGPGMLKKVLPPAVTGAVVMLIGFNLAPVVANVYWPQDQWIAILTTLFLVSGAVLFPGFWARIAVFLGLVFGFAASWIADLVFGPITSVTPTSGGEAIAHDRVNLAGLGDAAWFGLPSGQLADGVSAIHGPSFSFVFVLLALPGVIALIAENTGHVRAVAEMTGDDLDPYMGRALGADGLATAIASSVGASPTTTYAENIGVMSATRIYSTAAYYVAAIVAIILGLVPKFGVIINAIPGGVLGGITVVLYGMIGLIGAKIWVDNRVDFGNPVNIVPLAAGLIVGIGDVTLNITDDFQLSGIAFGTILVVGLYHMVKGKAHDIDNKPAEETDPTYT comes from the coding sequence ATGGCGAGCATTTTCCAGTGGACCGAGGTCCACGGCGGCAAGACCCCTCCTCCGGGTGAATCGGTCGGGCCCCACGAACGAATGAGCTGGGGCCGCACCATCGGCATCGGCGTGCAGCACGTCGTCGCGATGTTCGGCGCCACCTTCGTCTTCCCGGTGGTGATGGGGCTGGACCCCAACCTCGCCATCCTGTTCTCCGGCCTGATGACGATCCTCTTCCTGGTCATCGTCAAGAACTGGGTTCCCAGCTACCTCGGTACCAGCGCGGCGTTCGTCGGTGTCGTGGCGGCGATCCGTGCCCAGGGCGGTGACTCGGCCGACGTCACCGGCGCGATCATGGCAGCCGGCATCGTCATGGGCCTGGTGGGCGTCATGGTCCACTTCGCGGGTCCGGGCATGCTGAAGAAGGTGCTTCCGCCCGCGGTCACCGGCGCCGTGGTCATGTTGATCGGCTTCAACCTCGCTCCGGTCGTGGCCAACGTCTACTGGCCGCAGGACCAGTGGATCGCGATCCTGACCACACTCTTCCTCGTGTCCGGAGCCGTTCTCTTCCCCGGCTTCTGGGCACGTATCGCGGTCTTCCTCGGTCTCGTCTTCGGCTTTGCCGCCTCCTGGATCGCCGACCTGGTCTTCGGACCGATCACCTCCGTCACTCCGACCAGCGGTGGCGAGGCCATCGCGCACGACCGCGTGAATCTGGCGGGTCTGGGCGACGCGGCGTGGTTCGGCCTGCCGAGCGGACAACTCGCCGACGGGGTCTCCGCGATCCACGGCCCCAGCTTCTCCTTCGTCTTCGTCCTGCTGGCACTGCCCGGCGTGATCGCGCTCATCGCCGAGAACACCGGCCACGTGCGGGCGGTCGCGGAGATGACCGGCGACGACCTCGACCCCTACATGGGCCGCGCGCTGGGTGCGGATGGTCTGGCGACGGCCATCGCCAGCTCGGTGGGTGCCTCGCCCACGACGACCTACGCGGAGAACATCGGCGTCATGTCGGCCACCCGGATCTACTCGACCGCCGCGTACTACGTGGCCGCGATCGTCGCGATCATCCTCGGCCTGGTGCCGAAGTTCGGCGTCATCATCAACGCCATCCCCGGCGGGGTCCTCGGCGGCATCACCGTGGTGCTCTACGGAATGATCGGCCTGATCGGCGCCAAGATCTGGGTCGACAACCGGGTCGACTTCGGCAACCCCGTCAACATCGTGCCGCTGGCCGCGGGCCTGATCGTCGGTATCGGTGACGTCACGCTGAACATCACCGACGACTTCCAGCTCAGCGGCATCGCCTTCGGCACCATCCTCGTGGTGGGGCTCTACCACATGGTCAAGGGCAAGGCTCACGACATCGACAACAAGCCAGCTGAAGAAACGGACCCGACCTACACGTGA
- a CDS encoding SDR family NAD(P)-dependent oxidoreductase, with product MNRRVLVTGASRGIGRAVAQAFAEQGDHVAVHVRTARDEGGETLASLPGTGHALLAADLGDAEDARGLPAAAEMALGGPVTVLVNNAGIATTPTLGHHPATTESVVWQRRWEEYLRINTLGTALVTHAMTARLIELGLPGRVITVGTRGVHRGEPDFPAYAASKAALHSMDASLAVALAPHGIAVATVAPGFIDTERVADRLASTDGDAIRGDSPFARVGRPEEVASAVLWLASPDAQWASGATVDLNGASHLRP from the coding sequence ATGAACCGCCGCGTCCTCGTCACCGGCGCCTCGCGCGGGATCGGCCGCGCGGTGGCGCAGGCCTTCGCCGAGCAGGGCGATCACGTCGCCGTCCACGTGCGCACGGCCCGGGACGAAGGGGGCGAGACGCTCGCGTCCCTCCCGGGCACCGGTCACGCCCTCCTCGCGGCCGACCTGGGCGACGCGGAGGACGCCCGTGGCCTGCCGGCTGCCGCCGAGATGGCCCTCGGTGGTCCGGTGACAGTGCTGGTCAACAACGCCGGGATCGCGACGACGCCGACCCTGGGGCACCACCCGGCCACGACGGAGTCCGTCGTCTGGCAACGCCGGTGGGAGGAGTACCTGCGGATCAACACCCTCGGTACCGCTCTGGTGACCCACGCGATGACAGCCCGTCTGATCGAGCTCGGGCTGCCGGGCCGGGTCATCACGGTCGGCACGCGCGGGGTTCACCGCGGCGAGCCGGACTTCCCCGCCTATGCGGCGTCCAAGGCGGCGCTGCACTCCATGGACGCCTCGCTCGCGGTCGCGCTGGCCCCGCACGGCATCGCGGTCGCCACGGTCGCGCCCGGGTTCATCGACACCGAGCGGGTGGCCGACCGGCTCGCCTCCACGGATGGCGATGCGATCAGGGGGGACTCCCCCTTCGCCCGGGTGGGTCGACCCGAGGAAGTGGCCTCCGCCGTGCTCTGGCTCGCCTCGCCCGACGCGCAGTGGGCCTCCGGCGCCACGGTCGACCTCAACGGGGCCTCGCACCTGCGGCCCTGA
- a CDS encoding DUF2877 domain-containing protein, translating into MSTVTRVELAAAAPRWVRDLLAAGSGEATVVHAGPDALYLALDSDVLAITTRAAVQVPCALRTTLSTTADLSASGEVPPVGTAIPIVARRVHLSGATVRIGRTIDTTAPRIDPATAPAMAERLSAALGPGHARARAELPEAGLGLLEAAEPDAVVALLGRGSGLTPVGDDVLCGWLATMVAASYPGVAPVAERVIDLADHRTTALSATLLRRSVHAEVVPQFGQLLTALAHPSTNPAESLASVTRIGHTSGDGLVLGLALALAHLAPRSSCT; encoded by the coding sequence GTGTCCACAGTGACCCGGGTAGAGCTCGCCGCAGCGGCGCCCCGGTGGGTTCGCGACCTGCTCGCCGCCGGCAGCGGCGAGGCGACCGTCGTCCACGCCGGCCCCGACGCCCTGTACCTCGCACTGGACTCGGACGTCCTGGCCATCACCACCCGAGCTGCCGTCCAGGTCCCCTGCGCCCTGCGCACCACGCTGAGCACGACGGCCGACCTGTCCGCGTCCGGGGAGGTCCCCCCGGTGGGCACGGCGATACCGATCGTCGCCCGCAGGGTGCACCTCAGCGGCGCCACCGTCCGCATCGGACGCACGATCGACACGACGGCGCCGCGGATCGACCCGGCGACCGCCCCGGCCATGGCCGAGCGACTGTCCGCGGCCCTGGGGCCGGGGCACGCACGAGCCCGTGCCGAGCTGCCGGAGGCCGGGCTCGGGCTGCTCGAGGCGGCCGAACCCGATGCCGTCGTCGCCCTGCTCGGCCGGGGCAGCGGTCTGACCCCGGTGGGGGACGACGTGCTCTGCGGTTGGTTGGCCACCATGGTCGCGGCCTCCTATCCGGGCGTCGCCCCCGTGGCCGAGCGGGTCATCGACCTCGCGGACCACCGAACGACCGCGCTGTCGGCGACGCTGCTGCGCCGCTCGGTCCACGCCGAGGTCGTGCCCCAGTTCGGGCAGCTGCTGACCGCGCTCGCCCACCCGTCCACCAACCCCGCAGAGTCCCTGGCGAGCGTCACCCGGATCGGCCACACCTCCGGAGACGGGCTCGTCCTCGGACTCGCCCTCGCCCTCGCCCACCTCGCACCAAGGAGTAGTTGCACATGA
- a CDS encoding GNAT family N-acetyltransferase, which produces MPDLAAALLEQQPGSGYPHRHPLPYPAEQFIQRPRISSAWVAEIDERPVGHIAISTPADPARLEGGDADVVRAWERGHGRPHDELGEVAVFFTATAARGTGTGAALLATAVESLREQGLAPCLDVVPTCTAAMRLYRRAGWHEVGRVRPGWLSPQAPDVIAMVLPAGDGGAR; this is translated from the coding sequence GTGCCCGACCTCGCCGCGGCCCTCCTCGAGCAGCAGCCCGGCTCGGGCTACCCGCACCGCCACCCGCTGCCGTACCCGGCTGAGCAGTTCATCCAGCGTCCGCGGATCTCGAGCGCCTGGGTGGCCGAGATCGACGAACGACCGGTCGGGCACATCGCCATCTCGACGCCGGCCGACCCGGCGAGGCTCGAGGGCGGTGACGCCGACGTCGTCCGCGCCTGGGAGCGCGGCCACGGGCGCCCCCACGACGAGCTGGGTGAGGTCGCGGTCTTCTTCACCGCCACGGCTGCGCGGGGCACCGGTACCGGAGCCGCGCTCCTGGCGACCGCCGTCGAGTCGCTGCGGGAGCAGGGCCTGGCGCCGTGCCTCGACGTCGTGCCCACCTGCACTGCCGCCATGCGGCTCTACCGACGCGCCGGATGGCACGAGGTGGGGCGGGTCCGCCCCGGGTGGCTCTCCCCTCAGGCCCCCGATGTCATCGCCATGGTCCTCCCCGCTGGCGACGGTGGAGCACGATGA